A window from Methylococcus mesophilus encodes these proteins:
- the glnL gene encoding nitrogen regulation protein NR(II): MTASDTPSFYRRILDNLGDGVLLFDKKLTLVYINMPGEMLLAVSARQVLRARARLVLPCGEQPIEPDLRHALATGISLTKRNVTLVHPLHAITVNLHITPMTEDEATGVLVQVQQVDRHLRISMEEQLLAQQNAAKSLLRGLAHEIKNPLGGLRGAAQLLERELQDELREYTQIIIEESDRLQSLLDRMLGPNKLPQKTWLNIHRVLDRVTQLVQVEVPAGVRIVRDYDPSIPEIFGDADQLIQAILNIVRNAAQALGMHGRIVIRTRIDRQVTIGERRHRMAVKVDIVDDGPGIKPELLNHIFYPMVTGRADGTGLGLSIAQGLISQHGGLIECSSAPGNTVFSILLPLEEDHETSVPGLGGR, encoded by the coding sequence ATGACGGCATCGGACACCCCCTCATTTTACCGGCGCATCCTCGATAACCTCGGGGACGGCGTGCTGCTGTTCGACAAAAAGCTGACGCTGGTGTACATCAACATGCCCGGCGAGATGCTGCTCGCCGTCAGTGCCCGCCAGGTGCTGCGCGCGCGCGCGCGCCTGGTGCTGCCGTGCGGGGAGCAGCCGATCGAGCCGGACTTGAGGCATGCCTTGGCGACCGGCATTTCTCTGACCAAACGCAACGTCACCCTGGTCCATCCCCTGCATGCGATCACGGTGAATCTGCACATCACACCGATGACCGAAGACGAGGCCACCGGGGTGCTGGTCCAGGTGCAGCAGGTGGACCGCCACCTCCGGATCTCCATGGAAGAGCAGTTGCTGGCGCAGCAGAATGCGGCCAAGTCCTTGCTGAGGGGGCTGGCGCACGAGATCAAGAATCCGCTCGGAGGGCTGCGCGGCGCGGCGCAGCTCCTGGAGCGCGAGCTTCAGGACGAGCTGCGCGAATACACCCAGATCATCATCGAGGAGTCCGATCGCCTGCAGTCCCTGCTGGACCGTATGCTCGGGCCGAACAAGCTGCCCCAGAAAACCTGGCTGAACATCCACCGGGTGCTGGACCGGGTAACCCAGTTGGTGCAGGTGGAAGTGCCCGCCGGCGTCCGGATCGTCCGCGACTACGACCCGAGCATTCCGGAAATCTTCGGCGACGCCGATCAGCTGATCCAGGCCATACTCAACATCGTGCGCAATGCCGCCCAGGCTTTAGGGATGCACGGCCGGATCGTCATCCGCACCCGCATCGACCGGCAGGTGACCATCGGTGAGCGCCGCCATCGCATGGCGGTGAAGGTGGACATCGTCGACGACGGCCCCGGCATCAAGCCGGAACTCCTGAACCACATTTTCTATCCGATGGTCACCGGCCGGGCCGACGGTACCGGCCTGGGGCTATCGATCGCGCAGGGCCTGATCAGCCAGCACGGCGGCTTGATCGAGTGCAGCAGCGCGCCCGGAAACACCGTTTTTTCCATATTATTGCCTCTGGAGGAGGACCATGAAACGAGCGTTCCAGGTTTGGGTGGTCGATGA
- the ntrC gene encoding nitrogen regulation protein NR(I), with product MKRAFQVWVVDDDRSIRWVLEKALQKASIQTRAFSTANSMMEALNRDRPDAVLTDIRMPGLDGIELLKQLQARYPDLPVVIMTAHSDLESAVSAFSGGAFEYLPKPFDVDEAVDLVARACTHSQRVATEEAADKGLPEKTPEIIGEAPAMQEVFRAIARLARSNITVLINGESGTGKELVARALHRHSPRADKPFIALNMAAIPRDLLESELFGHERGAFTGAQARRAGRFEQADGGTLFLDEIGDMPAELQTRLLRVLAEGEFFPVGAHAPVKVDVRIIAATHQNLEQLVAEGRFREDLFHRLNVIRIHIPPLRERRQDVSLLLKHFLKEASQELNVETKTLLPEVETYLCRLDWPGNVRQLENTCRWITVMAAGKDVHLDDLPPELLKARPEPVAVSSEWQDSFTLWIDARLRRGDRNVAKEAIDSAEGILISTALQFTRGRRQEAAKLLGYGRNTLTRKISELNLDV from the coding sequence ATGAAACGAGCGTTCCAGGTTTGGGTGGTCGATGACGACCGGTCGATCCGCTGGGTCTTGGAAAAGGCCCTGCAGAAGGCGTCCATACAGACCCGCGCCTTCTCCACCGCCAACAGCATGATGGAGGCGCTGAACCGGGACCGGCCGGATGCGGTGCTGACCGACATCCGCATGCCGGGCCTGGACGGCATTGAGCTGCTCAAGCAGTTGCAGGCCAGGTATCCCGATCTGCCGGTGGTGATCATGACCGCGCATTCCGATTTGGAAAGCGCAGTGTCCGCGTTCAGCGGCGGGGCGTTCGAATACCTGCCGAAACCCTTCGACGTGGACGAGGCGGTCGACCTGGTGGCGCGGGCGTGCACCCACAGCCAGCGGGTGGCGACCGAGGAGGCGGCCGACAAGGGCCTGCCGGAAAAGACCCCGGAAATCATCGGCGAGGCGCCGGCGATGCAGGAGGTGTTCCGCGCCATCGCCAGGCTGGCGCGTTCGAACATCACCGTGCTGATCAACGGCGAGTCGGGGACCGGCAAGGAACTCGTCGCCCGTGCCCTGCATCGCCACAGCCCGCGTGCGGACAAGCCTTTCATCGCGCTCAACATGGCCGCCATCCCTCGCGATCTGCTGGAGTCCGAGTTGTTCGGCCACGAACGCGGCGCCTTCACCGGTGCCCAGGCACGCCGGGCCGGACGTTTCGAGCAGGCTGACGGCGGTACCCTGTTCCTGGACGAGATCGGTGACATGCCTGCGGAACTGCAGACCCGCCTGCTTCGCGTACTGGCCGAAGGCGAGTTTTTCCCGGTCGGCGCCCACGCGCCCGTCAAGGTGGACGTGCGGATCATCGCGGCGACGCACCAGAATCTGGAGCAACTTGTGGCCGAGGGGCGGTTCCGGGAGGATTTGTTCCACCGCCTGAACGTCATCCGCATCCACATTCCGCCGCTGCGGGAGAGGCGCCAGGATGTCAGCCTGCTGCTCAAGCATTTCCTGAAGGAGGCCAGCCAGGAACTCAATGTCGAGACCAAGACCCTGCTGCCCGAAGTCGAGACCTACCTGTGCCGGCTGGACTGGCCGGGCAACGTCCGGCAGTTGGAGAACACCTGCCGCTGGATCACCGTCATGGCGGCCGGCAAGGACGTGCACCTCGACGATCTGCCGCCGGAGCTGCTGAAGGCCCGGCCGGAACCGGTCGCCGTCTCGAGCGAATGGCAGGACAGCTTCACGCTGTGGATCGATGCCCGCCTGCGCCGCGGCGACCGCAATGTGGCGAAGGAAGCCATCGATTCGGCCGAGGGCATTCTCATCAGCACCGCCTTGCAGTTCACCCGGGGCCGCCGCCAGGAGGCGGCCAAGCTGCTGGGTTACGGCAGGAACACCTTGACCCGTAAAATAAGCGAGTTGAATCTCGACGTCTGA
- a CDS encoding glycogen/starch/alpha-glucan phosphorylase, with protein sequence MLTRKFKTSNPTALLTEMPGLGMKAKNLSADIRRHFNCTLGRDRDCRSVHYAYSALALTVRDRLMERWKNTEYAYDREDCRRTYYLSLEFLLGRALSNAMLNLGIDEPIHQALNELGLELEELADSEFDAGLGNGGLGRLAACFIDSCATLQLPVMGYGIRYEYGMFRQLVVNGYQIEEPDHWLRNGHVWEQERPELTVRVKFGGRTELSNDASRPGQVVWLDTDDVLAVPFDLPVPGYRNGTVNTLRLWKSAATDEFKLGEFNAGDYAESVRAKNLAENISMVLYPNDASENGKELRLRQQYFLASASLQDVLRRWVADHGEDFSEFAGKNCFQLNDTHPTIAVAELMRLFIDQHGLAWNEAWAITSRTMAYTNHTLLPEALEKWPVRLFRQMLPRLLDIIFEINARFLGEVAARWPGDVDRLARMSLIEEGYEQQVRMAYLAIVGSFSVNGVAALHSDLLKDGMFRDFNELWPERFNNKTNGITPRRWLAACNPELAALITEAIGDKWTADLTRLADLRPFAEDAAFRERWMAIKRRNKEKLLDFKNRELGLHLVDPDQMFDVQVKRIHEYKRQLLNVLHVIHLFDRIKRGDVQDWTPRCVLFGGKAAPGYVMAKRIIKLINNVAGTIGSDPEVRDRLSVVFLPNYRVTAMEVICPGTDLSEQISTAGKEASGTGNMKFMMNGALTIGTLDGANIEIREEVGAENFFLFGLTAEEVERRRGAYDPNAIIETDEDLKRVLGLLEGGFFNRFEPGIFDPVVESIRSPHDPWMTAADFPGYVEAQRAAAAAFSDKERWARMSILNTAASGKFSTDRTIAEYNRDIWKLTPVPALPVK encoded by the coding sequence ATGCTCACGCGCAAATTCAAGACCAGCAACCCGACCGCACTCCTGACCGAAATGCCCGGTCTGGGAATGAAGGCGAAAAACCTGAGTGCCGACATCCGCCGGCACTTCAACTGCACCCTGGGACGGGACCGGGATTGCCGCTCGGTGCACTACGCCTACTCGGCGCTGGCGCTGACGGTGCGCGACCGTTTGATGGAGCGCTGGAAGAACACCGAATACGCCTACGACCGGGAGGATTGTCGCAGGACCTATTACCTCTCGCTGGAATTCCTGCTCGGCCGCGCCTTGAGCAACGCGATGCTGAATCTCGGTATCGACGAGCCTATCCATCAGGCGCTCAACGAGCTCGGCCTGGAGCTGGAGGAGCTGGCGGATTCAGAGTTCGACGCGGGGTTGGGCAACGGCGGACTGGGACGGCTCGCGGCCTGCTTCATCGACAGTTGCGCCACCCTGCAGCTGCCGGTCATGGGCTACGGCATCCGCTACGAGTACGGCATGTTCCGGCAATTGGTGGTCAACGGCTACCAGATCGAGGAACCCGACCACTGGCTGCGGAACGGCCACGTGTGGGAGCAGGAGCGCCCGGAGCTGACGGTGCGGGTCAAATTCGGCGGCCGGACCGAGCTGTCGAACGACGCTTCGCGCCCTGGTCAGGTGGTCTGGCTCGATACGGACGATGTCCTGGCCGTGCCTTTCGATCTCCCTGTGCCGGGCTACAGGAATGGCACAGTCAATACCCTGCGCCTGTGGAAGTCCGCCGCCACCGATGAATTCAAGCTGGGCGAATTCAACGCCGGCGACTACGCCGAATCCGTCCGAGCCAAGAACCTGGCGGAAAACATCTCGATGGTGCTGTATCCGAACGACGCCAGCGAGAACGGCAAGGAACTGCGGCTGCGTCAGCAGTACTTTCTGGCTTCGGCCAGCCTGCAGGACGTCCTGCGCCGCTGGGTGGCGGATCACGGTGAGGATTTCTCCGAATTCGCCGGGAAGAACTGCTTCCAGCTCAACGACACCCATCCGACCATTGCGGTCGCCGAGCTGATGCGCCTCTTCATCGACCAGCACGGTCTGGCCTGGAACGAAGCCTGGGCCATCACCAGCCGCACCATGGCCTACACCAACCATACCCTGCTGCCCGAGGCGCTGGAAAAATGGCCGGTGCGGCTGTTCCGGCAGATGCTGCCTCGGCTGCTGGACATCATCTTCGAGATCAACGCTCGCTTCCTGGGTGAGGTCGCGGCGCGCTGGCCCGGCGACGTCGACCGGCTGGCGCGGATGTCGCTGATCGAGGAGGGATACGAACAGCAGGTGCGGATGGCCTATCTCGCCATCGTCGGCAGCTTCTCGGTCAACGGCGTCGCGGCCCTGCATTCCGATCTGCTGAAGGACGGCATGTTCAGGGATTTCAACGAGCTGTGGCCGGAACGCTTCAACAACAAGACCAACGGCATCACCCCGCGACGCTGGCTGGCCGCCTGCAATCCGGAGCTGGCGGCGCTGATTACCGAGGCGATCGGCGACAAGTGGACCGCCGATCTGACGCGGCTCGCCGATCTGCGGCCTTTCGCCGAGGATGCGGCGTTCCGCGAACGCTGGATGGCAATCAAGCGGCGCAACAAGGAGAAGTTGCTGGACTTCAAGAACCGGGAGCTGGGGTTGCACTTGGTGGACCCCGACCAGATGTTCGACGTGCAGGTCAAGCGCATCCACGAATACAAGCGCCAGCTGCTCAACGTGCTGCACGTGATCCATCTGTTCGACCGGATCAAGCGCGGCGACGTCCAGGACTGGACACCCCGCTGCGTACTGTTCGGCGGGAAGGCGGCGCCGGGTTACGTGATGGCGAAGCGGATCATCAAGCTGATCAACAACGTCGCCGGCACCATCGGCAGCGATCCGGAAGTCCGTGACCGTCTGAGCGTGGTGTTCCTGCCGAACTACCGGGTCACCGCCATGGAGGTGATCTGCCCCGGTACCGATCTGTCGGAGCAGATTTCCACGGCGGGCAAGGAGGCTTCGGGTACCGGCAACATGAAGTTCATGATGAACGGGGCTCTGACCATCGGAACCCTGGACGGCGCGAACATCGAGATCCGGGAGGAGGTGGGTGCGGAAAACTTCTTCCTGTTCGGCTTGACCGCCGAGGAAGTCGAGCGCCGGCGCGGCGCATACGATCCCAACGCCATCATCGAGACGGATGAAGACCTGAAACGGGTCCTCGGGCTCTTGGAAGGCGGGTTTTTCAACCGCTTCGAGCCCGGCATCTTCGATCCCGTGGTCGAATCGATCCGCAGCCCCCACGACCCCTGGATGACGGCCGCCGATTTCCCCGGCTACGTCGAGGCGCAGCGGGCGGCCGCCGCCGCGTTCAGCGACAAGGAGCGCTGGGCCCGGATGAGCATTCTGAACACCGCCGCCAGCGGTAAGTTCTCCACCGACCGCACCATCGCCGAGTACAATCGCGATATCTGGAAGCTGACCCCGGTGCCGGCTTTGCCGGTGAAGTAA
- the trmL gene encoding tRNA (uridine(34)/cytosine(34)/5-carboxymethylaminomethyluridine(34)-2'-O)-methyltransferase TrmL: MFHIVLYEPEIPPNTGNIIRLCANTGARLHLIEPLGFEMDDARLRRAGLDYREWAEVARHRDWERFVAAVAPERVFALTTKGAVNYADTDYRAGDAFLFGPESRGLPAEMLARFEAGRRIRLPMRPGSRSLNLSNAVAVVCFEAWRQCGFEGAAAI; this comes from the coding sequence ATGTTCCACATCGTGCTGTACGAGCCGGAAATTCCGCCGAATACGGGAAACATCATCCGGCTCTGCGCCAACACCGGCGCCCGCCTGCATCTGATCGAGCCGCTGGGGTTCGAGATGGACGACGCACGTCTGCGCCGTGCGGGGCTGGATTACCGGGAGTGGGCCGAGGTGGCCCGGCATCGGGATTGGGAGCGATTCGTGGCCGCGGTCGCGCCGGAGCGGGTATTCGCGCTGACCACCAAAGGGGCGGTGAACTATGCCGACACGGACTACCGGGCCGGCGACGCCTTCCTGTTCGGCCCGGAGTCGCGCGGCCTGCCGGCGGAGATGCTCGCCCGGTTCGAAGCCGGGCGGCGGATCCGGTTGCCGATGCGGCCGGGATCGCGCAGCCTCAACCTGTCCAACGCCGTCGCCGTGGTGTGTTTCGAAGCCTGGCGGCAATGCGGTTTCGAAGGCGCGGCGGCGATCTGA
- a CDS encoding NAD(P)H-dependent glycerol-3-phosphate dehydrogenase, producing MTPRITVLGAGSWGTALALLVARNGVPTLLWSHRREHAEEMAAERRNSRYLPHAVFPETLAVTPDLAEASGQASDAVLVAVPSHAFRDTLQLCTPHLQAGAGLMWATKGLDRARGCLLHETAREILGPERELAVLSGPTFAAEVVAELPSAITVGASSEAFGAKIVSWLHNAYFRAYTTDDIIGAQLGGACKNVLAIAAGISDGLGFGANARAALITRGLAEMMRLSLALGARSETLMGLAGVGDLVLTATDNQSRNRRFGLGIGKGKPREEIHAEIGQEIEGILAARLIHELAGRKGVDMPITAQTYRVLYEGLPPEEAVRNLLLREPKPEWGG from the coding sequence ATGACACCCCGCATCACCGTCCTCGGCGCCGGCTCCTGGGGCACGGCGCTGGCCCTGCTCGTCGCGAGGAACGGCGTACCCACCCTGTTGTGGAGCCACCGCCGGGAGCACGCGGAAGAAATGGCGGCAGAGCGCCGAAACTCGCGCTATCTGCCCCATGCCGTCTTCCCCGAAACCCTGGCGGTGACGCCGGACCTGGCCGAGGCGTCCGGCCAGGCCAGCGATGCCGTGCTGGTCGCCGTGCCCAGCCATGCCTTCCGCGACACTCTGCAACTCTGTACCCCGCATCTGCAGGCGGGAGCCGGCCTCATGTGGGCGACCAAGGGACTGGACCGTGCGCGCGGCTGCCTGCTGCACGAAACCGCCCGCGAAATTCTCGGCCCGGAGCGGGAACTCGCCGTGCTGTCGGGACCGACCTTCGCCGCCGAAGTGGTCGCGGAACTGCCCAGCGCCATCACCGTCGGCGCCAGCAGCGAAGCCTTCGGCGCCAAGATCGTCTCCTGGCTGCACAACGCCTATTTTCGCGCCTACACTACCGACGACATCATCGGCGCACAATTGGGAGGCGCCTGCAAGAACGTGCTGGCGATCGCCGCCGGCATCTCCGACGGCTTGGGCTTCGGCGCCAACGCCCGGGCCGCCCTCATCACCCGGGGGCTGGCCGAGATGATGCGGCTGAGTCTGGCGCTGGGAGCGAGAAGCGAAACGCTCATGGGCCTCGCCGGGGTGGGCGACCTGGTGCTCACCGCCACCGACAACCAGAGCCGCAACCGCCGCTTCGGTCTCGGAATCGGCAAAGGCAAGCCACGCGAGGAAATCCACGCCGAGATCGGACAGGAAATCGAAGGCATTCTGGCGGCCCGGCTGATCCACGAACTCGCCGGCAGGAAGGGCGTGGACATGCCGATTACCGCCCAGACCTACCGTGTGCTCTACGAAGGCTTGCCGCCGGAGGAAGCGGTGCGCAATCTGCTGCTGCGGGAACCCAAGCCGGAGTGGGGCGGCTAA
- the secB gene encoding protein-export chaperone SecB: MSEENQQPERQFAIQKLYVKDVSFETPNSPGIFTLTWEPKVEFNLGSKVQQLQEGLFEVSLSVTITVKLEEKTAYLIEICQAGIFTINGFPEQEMGPLIGSYCPNILFPYAREAVSDLVTKGGFPPMLLAPINFDALYMQQIQMAQQQAQQATPH, translated from the coding sequence ATGAGCGAAGAAAACCAGCAACCCGAAAGACAATTCGCCATCCAGAAGCTTTACGTCAAGGATGTTTCCTTCGAGACCCCCAACTCGCCCGGCATCTTCACCCTGACCTGGGAACCGAAGGTCGAGTTCAATCTCGGCTCCAAGGTCCAGCAGCTCCAGGAAGGCCTGTTCGAAGTCAGCCTCTCGGTCACGATCACCGTAAAGTTGGAAGAGAAGACCGCCTACCTGATCGAAATCTGCCAAGCCGGCATTTTCACGATCAACGGTTTCCCGGAACAGGAAATGGGTCCCCTCATCGGCAGCTATTGCCCCAACATCCTGTTCCCCTACGCCCGCGAGGCGGTCTCCGACCTCGTGACCAAGGGCGGGTTCCCGCCGATGCTGCTGGCGCCGATCAACTTCGACGCGCTGTACATGCAGCAAATCCAGATGGCTCAGCAGCAGGCCCAGCAGGCCACGCCGCACTGA
- a CDS encoding rhodanese-like domain-containing protein produces the protein MTRLLEFLGNHWMMASALLVVTVLLMQDLLESLFRKHKVLTPAGAVQLMNTEEALVVDVREPAEFAEGHIEGAYHIPLGKLDERASEIAQHKDAPVIVTCQQGTRSPSACKTLTKQGFSRVYEMRGGMLGWGDAHYPVTKKRKKSS, from the coding sequence ATGACCCGGTTGCTCGAATTTCTCGGCAATCACTGGATGATGGCCAGCGCCCTGCTCGTCGTCACCGTCCTGCTGATGCAAGACCTCCTGGAATCGCTGTTCCGCAAGCACAAGGTGCTGACCCCGGCCGGCGCCGTGCAGCTCATGAATACGGAAGAGGCGCTGGTGGTCGACGTCCGCGAGCCGGCGGAATTCGCCGAAGGCCACATCGAGGGCGCTTACCATATTCCCCTCGGGAAGCTCGATGAGCGCGCCTCCGAAATCGCCCAGCACAAGGATGCGCCGGTCATCGTCACCTGCCAACAGGGCACCCGTTCGCCCTCTGCCTGCAAGACCCTGACGAAACAAGGCTTCAGCCGGGTGTACGAGATGCGCGGCGGCATGTTGGGATGGGGAGACGCCCATTACCCCGTAACCAAGAAACGCAAGAAATCCTCATAA
- a CDS encoding ArsR/SmtB family transcription factor: MQTDLITDESEIRLAAHSLKAMAHPLRLKILCTLSTGRISVQDLVEQVGTTQSNVSQHLAILRDKGILNFHRDANKVYYFVEDERMLQLVRMIKEVFCKH; this comes from the coding sequence ATGCAAACTGACCTCATCACCGACGAATCGGAGATCCGCCTCGCCGCCCACAGCCTGAAGGCCATGGCGCATCCCTTGCGGCTCAAGATTCTGTGCACCTTGAGCACGGGCCGGATCAGCGTCCAGGACCTGGTGGAACAGGTCGGTACGACACAGAGCAACGTCTCTCAGCACCTCGCCATCCTGCGGGACAAGGGCATCCTGAATTTCCACCGGGACGCCAACAAGGTCTATTACTTCGTGGAAGACGAAAGGATGCTGCAGCTGGTCCGCATGATCAAGGAAGTATTCTGCAAACACTAA
- a CDS encoding murein hydrolase activator EnvC family protein encodes MLSVPWQAMPGDDGDAAGRLKEIRDRIESAEKELETIDARQGSVSAELRRVEERYGDLVHTLRLLEDKTAVQSRRTAESNRRLAELQQAVLKQHKALASLARSAYALGDQQWLKLVLNIDEPGRLARMMAYHGYLNRDRYARLEALQKDIAQVRALQDEAAADAGRLEALRERIEHEKVELDETRRERLDVLARLRQERQGKDVELVRLKESEHRLEALVSSLREIVMGFTASLAAPKSFALRKGQLNWPAAGERAERFGGQRMSGRWDGVVIRASEGTPVKAVSEGRVVFSDWLRGYGLLTIVDHGDGYMSLYAFNQSVYKNVGDWVESGEVIASVGSSGGQPEPGLYFGIREKGQPMDPSQWCKD; translated from the coding sequence ATGTTGTCGGTGCCGTGGCAGGCGATGCCCGGCGATGACGGGGACGCCGCCGGGCGGCTGAAGGAGATACGCGACCGGATCGAGTCCGCGGAGAAGGAGCTGGAAACGATTGATGCCCGTCAGGGCAGCGTTTCCGCCGAGTTGAGACGGGTCGAGGAGCGGTATGGCGATCTGGTGCACACGCTCCGGCTGCTGGAGGACAAGACTGCCGTTCAGTCCAGGCGCACAGCGGAGTCGAACCGCCGCCTCGCCGAGTTGCAGCAGGCAGTGCTCAAGCAGCACAAGGCGCTGGCCTCGCTGGCCCGGTCCGCTTACGCGCTCGGCGACCAGCAGTGGCTCAAACTCGTCCTGAACATCGATGAGCCCGGGCGGCTCGCCCGCATGATGGCGTACCACGGTTACCTGAACCGTGACCGTTACGCCCGTCTCGAGGCGCTGCAAAAGGACATCGCCCAGGTCCGGGCGCTGCAGGACGAGGCGGCGGCCGATGCCGGCCGTCTCGAGGCGCTGCGGGAACGCATCGAGCATGAAAAGGTCGAACTGGATGAGACCCGCCGGGAGCGGCTCGATGTGTTGGCCCGGCTTCGCCAGGAGCGCCAGGGGAAGGATGTCGAGCTGGTCCGTCTCAAGGAAAGCGAGCATCGGCTGGAAGCTCTGGTATCCTCACTGCGCGAAATCGTCATGGGATTCACCGCTTCGCTTGCTGCGCCGAAATCCTTCGCGCTGCGCAAGGGGCAGTTGAACTGGCCGGCGGCGGGGGAGCGGGCGGAGCGATTCGGCGGGCAGAGGATGTCGGGGCGTTGGGACGGCGTGGTGATCCGGGCATCGGAAGGCACGCCGGTCAAGGCGGTTTCGGAGGGGCGGGTGGTTTTTTCCGATTGGCTTCGCGGCTACGGTTTGCTTACCATCGTCGATCACGGTGATGGTTACATGAGCTTGTACGCGTTCAATCAGAGCGTTTACAAGAACGTCGGCGACTGGGTGGAGTCCGGAGAGGTCATCGCCAGTGTCGGTTCCAGCGGCGGACAACCGGAGCCGGGCCTGTATTTTGGCATCCGGGAGAAGGGCCAGCCCATGGATCCGTCGCAGTGGTGCAAGGATTGA